Proteins found in one Quercus robur chromosome 2, dhQueRobu3.1, whole genome shotgun sequence genomic segment:
- the LOC126715814 gene encoding zinc finger BED domain-containing protein RICESLEEPER 2-like — protein MSLTGHFIDDDWKLHKRILNFCQVEDHKGETIGRKIELCLREWGINGIFTLTVNNASSNGATIKFLENVTKDWEGTVLEHEFLHMRCCAHILNLIVGDGMREIDASIAKVREAVRYVKSSPNRNQTFVGFVERLGIESKSLLCLDVPTRWNSTYLMLETAQKFEKVFIRMDFEDDSYSSYFMNKENSGGMGSPSSIDFQNCRIFVGFLKLFYNATKKFSGSLYVTANIFFDEMFVIQENISNLSKSQNHLLKNMATKMESKFDKYWGKGDKMNHLLYVAVILDPRKKLRFLKFCFSEIYGNEVADVIVELVRGTLVKLYDFYSRVDSSNVQVASGRERTHIEGESIGCSVPYVMVNSRFEQFLEAEQSIGCSNEIDKYLAENCESRRGDVKFEILGWWKANSDRYQVLSKLARDVLAVPVSTVASESAFSTGGRILDPFRSSLSPLMVQNLVCAQDWLQALVPIFFRKSKDEVEALEDEFHDLVIRQAATGGGSSSSSKGISINIDD, from the exons ATGTCCCTTACAGGTCATTTTATTGATGATGATTGGAAGTTACATaagagaattttgaatttttgtcaagttgaaGACCATAAGGGAGAGACTATAGGTAGAAAGATTGAGTTGTGTTTGCGTGAGTGGGGTATTAATGGCATATTCACTTTAACAGTGAACAATGCTAGCTCAAATGGTGCCACTATTAAGTTTTTGGAAAATGTAACTAAAGATTGGGAGGGGACTGTTTTAGAACATGAGTTCTTACACATGAGGtgttgtgcacatatcctaAATCTGATTGTGGGGGATGGTATGAGAGAAATTGATGCATCCATTGCAAAGGTGCGTGAAGCTGTGAGGTATGTGAAGTCCTCACCAAATAGGAATCAaacttttgtgggttttgtggagAGATTAGGTATTGAATCTAAGTCTCTTCTTTGTCTAGATGTACCAACTAGGTGGAACTCTACCTACCTCATGTTAGAAACcgcacaaaaatttgaaaaagtgttCATACGTATGGACTTTGAGGATGATAGTTATTCTTCATACTTTATGAACAAGGAGAATAGTGGTGGTATGGGATCTCCTAGTagtattgattttcaaaattgtagGATATTTGTGGGGTTTTTAAAGCTTTTTTACAATGCCACGAAAAAGTTTTCAGGTTCTTTGTATGTTACTGCAAACATCTTTTTTGATGAGATGTTTGTCATTCAAGAGAATATTTCCAATTTAAGTAAATCACAAAACCACCTCTTGAAAAACATGGCAACTAAAATGGAATCTAAGTTTGATAAGTATTGGGGAAAAGGGGATAAAATGAATCATCTCTTGTATGTGGCTGTGATTCTTGatccaagaaagaagttgaggtttttgaagttctgtttttctgaaatttatggAAATGAAGTGGCTGATGTGATAGTTGAATTGGTGAGGGGTACCTTGGTCAAGTTGTATGATTTTTATTCTCGTGTTGATTCATCAAATGTACAAGTAGCAAGTGGGAGGGAGAGGACACACATAGAAGGTGAGTCAATAGGTTGTAGCGTTCCATATGTGATGGTTAATTCGAGGTTTGAACAGTTTTTGGAGGCTGAGCAGTCCATAGGGTGTAGCAATGAGATTGACAAATATTTGGCTGAAAATTGTGAAAGTAGAAGAGGGGATGTGAAATTTGAGATATTGGGGTGGTGGAAGGCCAATTCAGATAGATATCAAGTGCTGTCCAAATTGGCTAGGGATGTGCTGGCTGTACCTGTTTCTACTGTTGCTTCTGAGTCAGCGTTTAGTACCGGAGGACGCATACTTGATCCATTTCGGAGTTCACTCTCCCCACTTATGGTTCAAAATCTTGTTTGTGCACAAGACTGGCTTCAAGCCTTGGTTCCAATTTTTTTTCGCAAATCAAAAGATGAGGTAGAGGCCTTGGAAGATGAATTTCATGATTTAG tTATACGTCAAGCAGCAACAGGTGGTGGAAGTTCAAGCTCAAGCAAAGGTATCTCAATTAACATTGATGACTAA